In Miscanthus floridulus cultivar M001 unplaced genomic scaffold, ASM1932011v1 os_933_2_3, whole genome shotgun sequence, the genomic stretch CCAGTGGAGCTTGGCCGGCCAGTTGAGGCAAGGTGGatctatttttgctaaaatagaaGGTGAGCTGAGTGAAGCAGAGTGTTCCCCTTTTGAATTTTTCTTACATTGCCTTTACTTGTTTGCACCTAAATACTTGCAGATCGAGATGGATAGGAGATGGATTTATAAGAGTGCACCATTTTCACTAGACTTTATGTCTGGCGTTCAACAATTCATGGAACATGTCAGAGGTAGATATGGTGCAGATGACAAAATCAAGTGTCCATGCCGAAAATGCCTAAACCAGAAAGAAATAAGCCAAGATGATGTACAAGAGCATATCGAAATCAATGGTATGTCTAGGTGCTGTACTAGGTGGATTCACCATGGAGAGGAAGATAATGATGTTGGTCAAGATGATGATGGAGAACTTGctgttgtacctgaagatatgtcatGGGATGGAAATGAACAGGCACCACTTGATGAGGAAGGACAAGCTGAAGATGTCATAGAAGATAGTGCACGGGGAGTTCAGGGGATGATTCAAGATTTGCACGCGGTAGCAAGCCATGGCTTTGGTGGTGACTTATATAAAGAAATCATAGAAGAGGCAAAGCGTGAACTTTATCCAGGTTGCATCGAAGAGTCTAGGCTAACTTTCATTATTAAGCTGCTGCATATAAAAGTGTACAATCGGATGACAACATCTGGGTTCGATGCATTCCTTGCATTGCTTTCATCATCTTTGAAGAATGTGCCCGGCCTTCCTAAGTCATATAATGAAATGAAAGCTCTGCTTCGGAAGCTTGGTTTTGGTTATGTTTCTATTGATGTGTGCAAGTATGATTGTGCCTTATTTTGGAAAGACCATGAAGGCAATGATCGTTGCCTAGTTTGTG encodes the following:
- the LOC136535443 gene encoding uncharacterized protein; its protein translation is MEHVRGRYGADDKIKCPCRKCLNQKEISQDDVQEHIEINGMSRCCTRWIHHGEEDNDVGQDDDGELAVVPEDMSWDGNEQAPLDEEGQAEDVIEDSARGVQGMIQDLHAVASHGFGGDLYKEIIEEAKRELYPGCIEESRLTFIIKLLHIKVYNRMTTSGFDAFLALLSSSLKNVPGLPKSYNEMKALLRKLGFGYVSIDVCKYDCALFWKDHEGNDRCLVCGFTRWKVNKEGRKKVPHKVLHYFPIIPRLQKLFMSKERTQYARWHKEKRVPVENEMRHPADGEAWKEFDETFKSFANDPCSLRLAIAIDGFNPFG